Within the Candidatus Dependentiae bacterium genome, the region GCTGCAGTCAAACTGAGTTGGTCGTCATAGACGCGTATATCAGTTAATACTTTTTGCCATGCAGCTTGATCTAAGACTTGGTCGTTGACGGTGAGCGTTGTTTGTTCAAATGCCCAGTCAAACAAGAATGTTTTAAATGCCTTATCGTCTTTAAGGTATTGTTCTTTTTTGCCAATCTTTGCTTTGTACAATGGTGGTTGAGCAATGTAGAGGTAGCCTTTGTCGATGAGTGTGCGCATGTACCTGAAGAAGAAGGTAAGGAGGAGTGTGCGAATATGTGCGCCATCAACGTCAGCATCGGTCATTAAAATGATTTTATGATAGCGAGCTTTGTTGACATCGAAATCTTCGCCAATGCTGCAACCAATTGCAGAGATAAGCGCTCTGATTTCTTCGTTTGAAAGTACTTTGTCGATGCGAGCTTTTTCTACGTTTAAGATTTTACCTTTGAGTGGTAAAATTGCTTGTGTGTGTCTGTCTCTACCTTGTTTTGCCGAGCCGCCTGCAGAATCACCTTCTACGATGAATAGTTCTGTTTGTGCAGGGTCTTCGTTGGAACAGTCGGCGAGTTTGCCAGGCAGAATCATAGTTTCTAGAACTGTTTTTCTGCGGGCTATGTCGCGAGCCTTACGAGCGGCTTCGCGTGCACTCATAGCAATTTCAGCTTTTTGTAAAATCTTTTTTGCTACGCCAGGATTTTCTTCAAAGAAAGTTTCTAAGAATGCAAAAGTCCAAGAATCAACAATACCTTTAACTTCATTGTTGCCTAATTTGGTTTTAGTTTGGCCTTCAAATTGAGGTTCTGGAACCTTCATGTTGATGACGCAGACTAAACCTTCTCGAACATCTTCGCTTGAAAAGCTTTCATCGCCTTTAAGAATATTAAATGCGGTCGCTTTTTTATTACATATTTTTGTTAAAGCGGACTTGAACCCAGAGACGTGGGTGCCACCTTCGGTAGTGTTGATGTTATTGACGAATGAAAATAATTGTTCGCCATAACCATCATTATATTGTAAGGCTACTTCAAGAATATAAACATCATCTGTTTTTTCAAAGTAGATAACTTCAGGAAATAGTGGGGTTTTCTTTTCATTAATATGTTCTACGAATGAAATGATACCGCCTTCAAATAAGAATTCGTGGCTCTTGCCGGTGCGTTCATCGGCGATGGATATTTTTAGATTCTTATTTAAAAAGGCAAGCTCGCGTAGACGAACTGAGAGCGTGTCAAAATTGAAGTCTATTGTTTCTTTAAAGATTTCAGGATCTGGTAAGAAATGTACTAAGGTACCACGTTTCTTAGTTTTTCCTGTTACCTGTAATCTGTCGAGTGCCTTGCCTTGTTCGAATGACATTTCATGGATTTCGCCATGTTGGAAGATAGTGAGGTCAAGACGGACGGAAAGTGCGTTAACAACAGAGATGCCAACACCGTGTAATCCGCCAGAGAATTTATATGAATCTTTATCAAATTTACCGCCGGCATGCAATTTGGTAAGTACTACTTCGGCTGCCGATACACCTTCGCTTGGATGAATGTCGGTGGGAATACCACGACCATTATCTTCCACGGAGCAAAAGCCATTTTTGTGCAATATGACCTTGATACTATTACAGTATCCTGCCAATGATTCGTCGACTGAGTTGTCGACAACTTCGTAGACAAGGTGATGCAATCCATGGGGTCCAGTAGACCCAATGTACATTGCGGGGCGTTTTCTAACAGCCTCAAGACCTTCTAAAATTTTAATAGACTGGGCTTTGTATTCTTTTTCTTTAATATCGGCCATAGTATTCTCCTGCGGCAGGTTGGGTAGATGACAAGCTACTTGGTATGGAGATTAAAAAATTTATTTTTTCTATCGTATGTAGTAGTATAAGAGACAATCGTAGAATTTTCCACTTTTAACCATAAAATATTGGTATAAATGTTGGTCGTGCGATTGTATCGAATTATTAAATTGTTTCATGGTAAGTGATTTTGCATGAGCAAAATTGTATCGAGCCACCACTTTTAAAATAATGAGCGCCCCAGTGCGTTTTTAAGGTTTATTGTAGATAGTTATGAAACCAAAAGAAACTATATTTGGGCATGATCGAGATGTTGTTTTTATGTCTCAAGCATTGCGCCAAGCAGAAAAGGCTTTTGCCAAAAATGAGGTGCCGGTAGGTGCCGTAATCGTTAACCCTCAAGGGGTGATTATTGCACGAGGTATGAATTTGGTTGAGTCTCAGCATACGCAGCGAGCCCATGCTGAAAGCTTAGCGATAGAAAAAGCAGGTAAGAAATTGCACGATTGGCGCCTAGAAGGTTGCTGGTTATATGTTACTCTTGAACCATGTGCGATGTGTATGAACCTCATTTTGCTGAGTCGTTTGGATGGTGTTGTATTTGGCGCTTCCTCGCCGCTTTTTGGCTATCATCTTGACAACAACCTTAACGTTCAGCTATACAAGAAAAGTGTTTTGAGTATAGTAGAAGGCATTTGTCAGGAAGAGGCAGGGATTTTGTTGAAGCGATTTTTTAAAACCAAACGATAGAAAGAGGGGATAGTACCTTGAAAGATAATCTAGAAACAATAAGAAAATCATTGATGGCGCGTAAAATGGAGCTTGAACAAGAGTTGACACGCTTGTCTCAAGAGAGGTTCTCTGATGGCCAGGTGCAAGATCCGGGCGATCAGGCTCTTTCTTCTACCATGGAATCTTTGCAAGTTTCATTGCAGGACACTGAACGCGAGGAATACAATAGGATTTTACTGGCTATTGAAAAGGTCGATGATGGTACCTATGGTATTTGTAGCGACTGTGGTCAGCCTATATCCGAAAAGCGGCTTAAATCGTATCAAAATGCCGCTCGGTGCATCGTTTGCCAAGAGGCTTTTGAAGAAAATCCATTTAAATAGTTTTTTTCTACCTTTGATTAGACCTTTTTGTGATTTTTGTTATAGTTAGGTCCCATAGGGTGCCGATGTAGCTCAGCTGGTAGAGCGCTTGATTCGTAATCAATAGGTCGTCGGTTCAACTCCGATCATCGGCTCCAACCTTCGCTCTTTCAGAGCTACGGTTGGCGCGGCCACCACTAAAGGTAGTTTTATAAGATTAATATGTATTGCAAAAGCGAAGGTTGCCCGCCGAAGTCTTAACGTAGGCTGGGCTTATTCAAAGCTTGCAAAAACATTTTGCTTGCAAGCTGCTACATTTTAGTAGTGATAGATCATGCCTACGCTTATCCGGGCCTGGTGCTCTTGAAGAGCACTGTTTTCGGCTCGGCAAGCTCCGGTTGGCGCGGCCAGTTAAGGAAATGATAGTGATAGAACTAGCGTAGGTTGCCCGCCGAAGTTTTAACGTAGGCTGTGCTTATTCGAAGCATAAGAAATCAAAAAACTATCAAACTGCTAAATATGGTCTATAGTTAATGAATTTTTAAATAATTGGCTTCAAATACCTTCGCTTATCCGGGCCTTCAGGCTCGTAGAGCGAGCTTCGTCTGGCTCCGCCAGTTTTTTTAAGGAAGGAATTCGTTAAAAAATGCGATTGCGTCGGGCTCAGCTGAAGATGAGGGCGAAAGGCTAGACCAGAGTCAAACTATTTTGACTTTTTATGGTTTATCCGCTATCCTAAATTGCAGAAGTTCAAAAAGTTTTTGGTGAACATAGTAGGGTTTTTAAAGAGAATCTATGGTAAAAATAAATTTAGATAAAGTAGCTGGTGTGACTGGCAAGGCGAATAAAAACATTTCTCACGGCGTAGGTCGTCGTAAATCTTCAGTAGCACGCGTTTGGCTTTCAAAAGGCAACGGTACACTAACGGTTAACGATAAAGCATACCTCACCTATTTTGACACTGAAATGGCTCAACTTGATGCAGCTGTTCCATTCAGAGTTTGCCCAGCAGCAGGACAATATAATGTTGTTGCCTACGTGCAAGGTGGCGGTCTTCACTCTCAAGCTAACGCGGTAAAGCTAGCAACAGCTCGCGCATTAGTAGAAATTGATGAAACACTTCGTCCTCTATTGCGTAAGCATGAACTCCTAACTGTTGACTCTCGTCTTAAAGAACGTAAGAAATACGGTCAAAAAGCGGCTCGACGTAAGTTCCAGTTCGTAAAAAGATAATTTTGGAAACTGGCAGGGCAACCTGCCAGTTTTACTTATCAGGGTATTTTCTCTTCTCTTGCTTGGTTTTTGCTTTAATAAAAGGTGCAGTGCGCTATGTGTGGAATTGTTGGCTACATAGGGAAAAATTATAGTCGAGATTTCGTTATTGAAGGCCTTTCTCGGCTTGAATATCGCGGTTATGATTCTTCTGGATACGCATGCATAAATCCTGCCGACAACCGTCTTCTTTATGCCCGATCAGCAGGGCAACTGTCTAACCTAGTAAAAAAGTTTGAACAAAACCCTATCGATGGCAATATCGGCATTGGCCACACTCGTTGGTCGACGCACGGTGTTTCTTCTCAAGAAAACGCCCACCCACAATTTGATTGCCAAAAAACCATCTCCATTATCCATAATGGTATTATCGAAAATCATCATGCGCTCAGGTCTCAATTGTCTGCGCAAGGACATGTATTCCATTCCGAGACCGATACAGAAACTATAGCTCATCTTTTTGAGGAGTTGTTGCCAGTTCATAACACGTTTAAAGCGACGGTTATTGATCTTATTAGTAAGCTCGAAGGTGCGTATGCCTTTATTTCTATTCTTCAGGATCATCCAGATGTCATGCTTTTGGTGCGCAAGCGCTCTCCATTGTGTGTAGGTATTGGCGATAACGAAATGTTCGTTGCTTCAGACTTACTCGCTTTTGCTGGCAAAACAAAACAGGTCTTATTTCTGCCCGATCAAAGCTTTGCGTTGGTCAGAAAAGATATGATTGAGCTCTACGATTTCTCCGGTAAATCATTACCTATGACTGTTCAAGAAATTACTGCCGATTGGGCTGCTCATGAAAAAAAAGGCCACGAACATTATATGCTCAAAGAAATCTATGAGCAAAAGGCAGCAATTCATGCGACAGTCAAATGTCTTAAGTCTTTGAGTATTAATATTTGGGACCACATAGGACTTTCAAAAGAGCAGGTAAAAAATTTACATACGCTCAACTTAATTGGTTGCGGCACTTCCTGGCATGCAGGGCGCATAGCACAATTTTTCTTTGAACAAATATGCATGATGCCGACCAAGGTGTTATTAGCATCAGAGTTTCGGTACATGTCATTTTTTTCGGAACCTAATAGTTTGTTTATAGCAATCTCTCAATCAGGCGAAACTGCCGATACGCTAGAAGCATTACGCATGATTAATGACATGCAATTGCCCACCGTGGCATTGACCAACGTGTCATCGAGCACTATGGTGCGCGAAGCTGGTGGTTTTTTGCTCACGCAAGCGGGTCAAGAAGTTGCTGTTGCTTCAACTAAAGCGTTTTCAACCCAAGTTGCTGCACTGTTTTGGTTAGCCAATCGTATGGCGCTTGAAAAGGGCATCATCACCAAACAACAAATGGAACTTGCTGAAGAAGAATTGTTAGTAGCAGCAGAAGTTTTGGAAAGCTGCATCGAAAATTATAAAATTGATATTGTTCAAAAACATGCACGTAAATACGCTCAGTATAAAAAGAGCATCTTTTTAGGACGTCATATTAGTTATCCCTTTGCTATGGAAGCATCATTAAAGCTTAAAGAAATTGCTTATGTGTTTGCTCAATGTTATCCCGCTGGCGAACTTAAACACGGGCCGCTGGCTTTAGTAGATAAAGATACGCCTATCTTTTTATTTTCCCATCGCGATCCGTTGATTTATCAAAAATTACTTTCTAATGCACAAGAAGTTAAAGCGCGCAATGGCCATTTGATTATATTTGCTTTTGAAGGGCAGACTGAATTGCATGCACTCGCCGATTTACTTTTTGTGATTCCTAATGTTAATCCATTG harbors:
- the gyrB gene encoding DNA topoisomerase (ATP-hydrolyzing) subunit B, whose translation is MADIKEKEYKAQSIKILEGLEAVRKRPAMYIGSTGPHGLHHLVYEVVDNSVDESLAGYCNSIKVILHKNGFCSVEDNGRGIPTDIHPSEGVSAAEVVLTKLHAGGKFDKDSYKFSGGLHGVGISVVNALSVRLDLTIFQHGEIHEMSFEQGKALDRLQVTGKTKKRGTLVHFLPDPEIFKETIDFNFDTLSVRLRELAFLNKNLKISIADERTGKSHEFLFEGGIISFVEHINEKKTPLFPEVIYFEKTDDVYILEVALQYNDGYGEQLFSFVNNINTTEGGTHVSGFKSALTKICNKKATAFNILKGDESFSSEDVREGLVCVINMKVPEPQFEGQTKTKLGNNEVKGIVDSWTFAFLETFFEENPGVAKKILQKAEIAMSAREAARKARDIARRKTVLETMILPGKLADCSNEDPAQTELFIVEGDSAGGSAKQGRDRHTQAILPLKGKILNVEKARIDKVLSNEEIRALISAIGCSIGEDFDVNKARYHKIILMTDADVDGAHIRTLLLTFFFRYMRTLIDKGYLYIAQPPLYKAKIGKKEQYLKDDKAFKTFLFDWAFEQTTLTVNDQVLDQAAWQKVLTDIRVYDDQLSLTAATFRILQKFCHTLTLVLQKNPWEESMGIPALVEMLKKNLNKYTITAQQATVETADTHETLKQAAMITFSLLNNHWDVPVAFFSSPQLAVLIKDLEPVSHLENHDWKVQVVDKDRHIINKGIIALLDAISAISKPYMNIQRYKGLGEMNPEQLWETSMDTAQRTLLRVTIEDALEADTWFTTLMGDDVSGRKQYIENFGHFVKNLDI
- a CDS encoding nucleoside deaminase, with product MKPKETIFGHDRDVVFMSQALRQAEKAFAKNEVPVGAVIVNPQGVIIARGMNLVESQHTQRAHAESLAIEKAGKKLHDWRLEGCWLYVTLEPCAMCMNLILLSRLDGVVFGASSPLFGYHLDNNLNVQLYKKSVLSIVEGICQEEAGILLKRFFKTKR
- a CDS encoding TraR/DksA family transcriptional regulator, with protein sequence MKDNLETIRKSLMARKMELEQELTRLSQERFSDGQVQDPGDQALSSTMESLQVSLQDTEREEYNRILLAIEKVDDGTYGICSDCGQPISEKRLKSYQNAARCIVCQEAFEENPFK
- the rpsI gene encoding 30S ribosomal protein S9 encodes the protein MVKINLDKVAGVTGKANKNISHGVGRRKSSVARVWLSKGNGTLTVNDKAYLTYFDTEMAQLDAAVPFRVCPAAGQYNVVAYVQGGGLHSQANAVKLATARALVEIDETLRPLLRKHELLTVDSRLKERKKYGQKAARRKFQFVKR
- the glmS gene encoding glutamine--fructose-6-phosphate transaminase (isomerizing), with protein sequence MCGIVGYIGKNYSRDFVIEGLSRLEYRGYDSSGYACINPADNRLLYARSAGQLSNLVKKFEQNPIDGNIGIGHTRWSTHGVSSQENAHPQFDCQKTISIIHNGIIENHHALRSQLSAQGHVFHSETDTETIAHLFEELLPVHNTFKATVIDLISKLEGAYAFISILQDHPDVMLLVRKRSPLCVGIGDNEMFVASDLLAFAGKTKQVLFLPDQSFALVRKDMIELYDFSGKSLPMTVQEITADWAAHEKKGHEHYMLKEIYEQKAAIHATVKCLKSLSINIWDHIGLSKEQVKNLHTLNLIGCGTSWHAGRIAQFFFEQICMMPTKVLLASEFRYMSFFSEPNSLFIAISQSGETADTLEALRMINDMQLPTVALTNVSSSTMVREAGGFLLTQAGQEVAVASTKAFSTQVAALFWLANRMALEKGIITKQQMELAEEELLVAAEVLESCIENYKIDIVQKHARKYAQYKKSIFLGRHISYPFAMEASLKLKEIAYVFAQCYPAGELKHGPLALVDKDTPIFLFSHRDPLIYQKLLSNAQEVKARNGHLIIFAFEGQTELHALADLLFVIPNVNPLLGPLAMTGLMQFFVYHIALELGCAIDKPRNLAKSVTVE